Proteins from one Candidatus Lokiarchaeota archaeon genomic window:
- a CDS encoding carbon-nitrogen hydrolase family protein gives MTKRFGIAGLQLKRDSDSSQSSLEKFRSMARDTLKEFPWIDLVFTGEYYLQEHEAGESWRPYANTFPNELTNQISDIAKELDTWIIPGTLIEETDIGIFNTILVFDPDGKIVCSYRKAFPWRPSEDYDYGDKLVVFEVEDFGRIGLSICYDIWFPEVVRNLAWMGAEVVLHPTANPMPDRDTEIMLARAQAVFNQCYILSLNIVEEIGGGYSAFVDPEGRILRKSGPEETVLTTVVDFDHVSWLREHGTFGNTPVWKSLRDSRVRENLPAYRNFEDGTVLENLGNLDKKENLND, from the coding sequence ATGACTAAGAGATTTGGCATTGCAGGACTCCAGCTGAAAAGAGATAGTGATAGCTCACAGTCGAGTCTAGAAAAATTCAGATCTATGGCTAGAGACACCCTCAAGGAATTCCCATGGATTGATTTAGTTTTCACTGGCGAATACTATCTTCAAGAGCATGAAGCTGGTGAAAGCTGGAGACCTTACGCGAATACCTTTCCTAACGAGTTGACAAATCAAATCTCGGATATCGCCAAAGAACTCGATACATGGATCATTCCTGGCACGCTCATAGAAGAAACCGATATTGGCATCTTCAACACCATTCTTGTTTTTGACCCAGACGGAAAAATCGTTTGCTCTTATAGAAAGGCGTTTCCCTGGCGTCCTTCCGAAGACTATGATTATGGCGATAAACTAGTTGTTTTTGAAGTTGAGGATTTTGGAAGGATTGGACTATCTATCTGTTATGACATCTGGTTTCCGGAAGTCGTTCGCAACCTGGCTTGGATGGGGGCAGAAGTTGTTCTACATCCTACAGCGAATCCGATGCCAGATCGAGATACGGAAATAATGCTAGCACGTGCCCAGGCGGTGTTCAATCAGTGTTACATTTTGAGTCTCAATATAGTAGAGGAGATTGGTGGAGGCTATTCAGCTTTCGTAGACCCTGAAGGTAGAATCTTGAGAAAATCTGGGCCAGAAGAAACGGTGCTAACTACCGTAGTTGATTTTGATCATGTTTCTTGGTTAAGAGAACATGGTACATTTGGAAACACTCCAGTATGGAAAAGCTTACGCGATTCAAGAGTTAGGGAGAATCTTCCGGCATACAGGAACTTCGAAGACGGAACAGTTCTTGAGAATCTAGGAAATCTTGACAAAAAAGAGAATCTCAATGATTGA